The following coding sequences lie in one Mucilaginibacter sp. KACC 22773 genomic window:
- a CDS encoding YdcF family protein, giving the protein MKNFFLALFISLIALFADAQTASQQYRLIGKNHTEIKNYYLLNLFQNYAPATKLIGSDAVLVRMVQAKIKNIQDSLKANKSFRSIIQPFKLSEQEIKAAGDRLTALYKPNNALGLLVKNHLIPSGCYIKYDSLSPAALLVKAWEQDALAINHTIEVYAEGKKPNFPDVDSINFNVYRNTYPKLIADGATAIIKKCGGTKLFYLPSLNYALHSLDINGRNDAANDEPLEQKANKAAYNRLKTINWKKYQYTLILVPGEGPDKPGVSISKGSIERCKIAALKFAQGLTPFIMVSGGRVHPFKTRFAEAEEMKKFLVNQLKIPENAIFIEPQARHTTTNLRNCARLIFRYGMPFNKPFITSTNKIQSYYISYMDKRCMADLGYMPYSLGRRLSNTEQEFYPTITSLQINPLEPLDP; this is encoded by the coding sequence ATGAAGAACTTTTTTCTGGCACTTTTTATCAGCCTTATTGCACTATTTGCCGACGCTCAAACCGCCAGTCAGCAATACCGGCTGATTGGGAAAAACCATACCGAGATTAAAAATTATTACCTGTTAAACCTTTTCCAAAACTACGCCCCGGCCACTAAGCTTATTGGCAGCGATGCTGTTTTGGTGCGCATGGTGCAGGCTAAGATTAAAAACATACAAGATTCATTAAAGGCGAACAAGAGCTTTCGCAGTATTATACAGCCATTTAAATTATCGGAGCAGGAAATAAAAGCAGCAGGCGACAGGCTTACTGCATTATACAAACCTAATAACGCCTTGGGGCTGTTGGTTAAAAATCATCTAATCCCTTCGGGCTGTTATATTAAATACGATTCGCTATCGCCGGCCGCGCTGTTGGTAAAGGCTTGGGAACAGGATGCCCTGGCCATAAACCATACCATTGAAGTTTATGCCGAAGGTAAAAAGCCCAACTTTCCGGATGTGGATTCCATCAACTTTAATGTATACCGCAATACTTACCCCAAATTAATTGCCGATGGAGCCACAGCCATTATAAAGAAATGTGGCGGAACAAAGCTGTTTTACTTACCATCATTAAATTATGCCTTGCATAGTTTGGATATAAACGGTCGCAACGATGCCGCCAACGACGAACCCCTGGAGCAAAAGGCCAACAAAGCAGCTTACAATAGGCTAAAAACCATCAACTGGAAAAAATATCAATATACCTTGATACTGGTGCCCGGCGAGGGGCCCGATAAGCCCGGTGTATCTATAAGTAAGGGTAGTATTGAGCGCTGTAAAATAGCAGCCTTAAAATTTGCGCAGGGCCTAACGCCGTTCATTATGGTATCGGGTGGCAGGGTACACCCTTTTAAAACCAGGTTTGCCGAGGCGGAGGAAATGAAAAAATTCCTGGTTAACCAGCTGAAAATTCCCGAAAACGCCATTTTTATTGAACCCCAGGCACGCCATACCACCACCAACCTGCGCAATTGCGCACGCCTGATATTCAGGTACGGGATGCCTTTTAATAAACCCTTTATAACGTCGACCAATAAAATACAAAGCTATTATATTTCGTACATGGATAAGCGCTGCATGGCAGACCTTGGCTATATGCCCTATTCCCTTGGCAGGCGGTTATCAAATACCGAGCAGGAGTTTTACCCCACTATCACATCGTTACAAATAAACCCGCTTGAACCGCTGGATCCATAA